A region of Dictyostelium discoideum AX4 chromosome 1 chromosome, whole genome shotgun sequence DNA encodes the following proteins:
- a CDS encoding glycoside hydrolase family 18 protein — protein sequence MSHIPFIDVSVNADWSDWQNYPSGRPNPIYSKQAIDYNVFGLVFGFITLSSSDNTACWAAQPTMPLDWALPLAKDIQENGKKVIVSFGGASNQDISCRFSVEELIETYNTVVTIYNAYGLDFDLENSLFNDKNIALALKSIQSKNPTLLISLTLPTLPTGLTSKGLESVNAFKDQGLNFIVNGMAMDYYMEEWKDDMGEAAIQCVTSIKNQLKTVYPSLSDSEAYGKVAITPMIGLNDDLSMFTIDDAAKISTFCKIKFN from the exons atgtcaCATATACCATTTATTGATGTTTCTGTTAATGCTGATTGGTCTGATT GGCAAAACTATCCAAGTGGAAGACCAAATCCAATTTATTCAAAACAAGCTATTGACTATAATGTTTTTGGTTTAGTATTTGGCTTCATTACATTATCTTCTTCTGATAATACTGCATGTT gGGCAGCACAACCAACAATGCCACTTGATTGGGCATTGCCATTGGCAAAAGACATTCAAGAGAATGGTAAAAAAGTTATAGTTTCATTTGGTGGTGCATCTAATCAAGATATCTCTTGTAGATTTTCAGTTGAAGAATTGATTGAGACTTATAATACCGTGGTCACTATTTATAATGCATATGGATTAGATTTTGATTTAGAGAATTCTTTATTCAATGATAAGAATATTGCATTAGCTTTGAAAAGTATTCAATCAAAGAATCCCACTCTTTTAATAAGTTTAACACTTCCAACATTGCCAACTGGTTTAACATCAAAAGGATTGGAAAGTGTAAATGCATTCAAAGATCAAGGACTTAATTTCATAGTTAATGGTATGGCAATGGATTATTATATGGAAGAATGGAAAGACGATATGGGTGAGGCTGCAATTCAATGTGTAACTagtattaaaaatcaattgaaaaccGTTTACCCATCATTAAGTGATTCTGAAGCATATGGAAAAGTTGCTATTACTCCAATGATtggtttaaatgatgatCTTAGTATGTTTACCATTGATGATGCTGCtaaaatttcaacattttgcaaaatcaaattcaattag
- the lvsG gene encoding BEACH domain-containing protein (Similar to KMC), which yields MGQTVSKEEIKEEIEKQLNICFLSLDQEDIHSKNSISFNLSTVSAHKGSIDFIFNKTSNNNSSLIGSNGFVNISNNNIIDDLIKDKSTSILLQYANKHNDHDLNKNKNNNNNSEENNNNSGEGDEDNTGEKAPPPAPSSPLSPSSSSSTSTTTTPLSTSISLNDLNSMPRKRTTIKYKQGSFEASSYDGDEISIQVVKKNWINNSNDNNSQQRPRLYERSLKTSQQQQQQQQQQFKFQPNETLSLWEYFDEINSPPMLYNIDQNNLNFTNNYIVQEKLNSLDNKDDDDNNNNNNNSNSQSFTFNKEFIKSVLQSFSTYISSLPNSIHFTDTNIPPSIDYTSPNVLKLHPNLLPIIEIIYNDIDNNDNDNDDDDDKNNNNLNDKIFIIYKKYNYTLDGLLRYSLQYLQRNQKITTFMIYQLIQLFSFLHQREIVHGDLQPSNIHLNNQMWLGLEGFSFPSTPLYHQPLENQFESSMNKWINGELSNFNYLMILNHLAHRHIGDPMNHPVLPWVIDFTTSPINIDNDNDSRDDVDNSSSSNNNNNNNNEDQSGKTVGWRDLTKTKYRLNKGDEQLDFQFFNTGNSTTLGDDSMGGGIGSIGSTGGITNSSNNGGGGGSGNSGKAHHISDILSELTYYSYLARRTSVPLLRRFVRTNYEPNEYPATMERLYRWTPDECIPEFFTDSTIFKSIHSDMPDLQLPDWVPNQSTQEFIKIHMNALESDHVSKQLHSWIDLTFGYLLSGEEAIKAKNLALMDTTIPRNNGIVQLFNHPHPKKKYLKSLKYQRQQQTQQHQQQTQQQPQFDTEFTIKFNESSFRYENQNINHNSTFLPNTTINSILNNLSNVNNHHHHHSHNSNIPNTVSSRSDSFGSNSSSSAPGNSNSNILLSPSMSSSMGSLNSATSPSSQSQSSHQQTSSTPTSQTQRSFSIINNNNSSSSSNSGVNNKPRTSSGKKEGENKPSLAKFLPSLFTQAIKIEKEDNSIVSSSPTNTPVQIDLLSSVNSNYIGYGSSIGNSSMQHQLYLQQQLQQQQQQQAQQQQSQQQSQQQQANSPNSKQLHLIHSKSEESMIKKYSNGLFSSMGISKSTTNAPTTNNTTTNSNMGDSIGNNITSPPSPTSLKDSSSIQQQQQQQQQQQQNSESTRPITPPNVSNSTTDLSSIYTNQEHIIEPLPAELELELYEYELLNKDVTGINANIIYSSSPTNVSTTTNTTTSTTQPYIIYNNNTTQNNVASYHSQQKKPNVFIESLLNCELNNEFGHNFENLLPIYRPLEFNDNNSGSSELSIDNEKNKGLIKIFSNNKEQSNLEILKSNDMFALGCIIAELYQGYPLFTSKGLENHFLNHSNSSNNNNNNNNNNNNNNKNGSFMITSNLPNNVKEIVDKLIQPNPMERSEVNELLSSSLFPNYFKQMYHFLVHYHSLNTPEERLTFTLANIGIVTSLPNESIDLILPFILELFYDSKTMVSALIDLLDPLSQRLGIHLSTSYLLPCLIALYQRHDDHLLQCHLIQIPMIDMIVSRFGRDVYIHHILPFLLDSVKTNPKDNPNHEMLTTALIKISKVLGIPLTIRHMMYPLLVALTKPRLQHLNEPLVAIASSLGENVIVKFYFPSIFILIQKHSSKASRSESIPCTLLSLLQELILLVKPGLVLRSLLKESTQLASLLLNPSNTSLLLPLAETLLRISGRIGVNHTKNYILKYVQQFFSNYSDLYDYSGDNSYAKIGGDSETTKQLRSIYSPEMTYYLYYKLARIIGFEVMRAEISDNSLIEHIMRIYIKENNIKTTNSTITTTTTTTTTTTTTTTTNNNNENPNSLNFIPPYVSDDGLYDIIEETLDQKISSTYLLDDYQDYDDLICDKTFTLQGNIVAQYKEHNASIKSLAVSPSEERFISGSKDNLVKIWSLDSTKSLTTYNQHMHTAHTVHFVSSLVASCDITSIQVWDPESKIKVNVFYEPTGSFSCFEPISSKYLIASTCESTLSFYDLSMGSLTHEWSLAYQTGQAIRCIATSNDHLIGSNSNQFSSSSFIASATPTWVATGSSSGMITLLDTRTGTILEQWKSHHDSPVNKLIAQGSRYLISCGDKSVIQWDLHQSPPIISKMWKGFKDNITNASLYQNDLIVSSGHKLSSMTLLDDPYQLTSGGGNQNTFRVDGLKLNTPKQSNILSLSFFPLHHVLLAGTDDGFIKICQ from the exons ATGGGGCAAACAGTATCAAAAGAAGAGATAAAAGAAGAgattgaaaaacaattaaacatTTGTTTCCTCTCACTTGATCAAGAAGATATTCACTCAAagaattcaatttcatttaatctTTCAACTGTATCC gCTCACAAAGGATcaatagattttatttttaataaaactagtaataataatagtagtttaATAGGTAGCAATGGATTTGTAAacattagtaataataatataattgatgatttaattaaagataaatcaacttcaatattattacaatatGCAAATAAACATAACGAtcatgatttaaataaaaataaaaataataataataattctgaagaaaataataataatagtggtgaaGGAGATGAAGATAATACTGGAGAAAAAGCACCACCACCagcaccatcatcaccattgtcaccatcatcatcatcatcaacgtcaacaacaacaactccattatcaacatcaatttcattaaatgatttaaattcaatgccaagaaaaagaacaaccattaaatataaacaaGGTAGTTTCGAAGCATCTTCatatgatggtgatgaaatttcaattcaagttgttaaaaagaattggataaataatagtaatgataataatagtcaaCAAAGACCAAGGTTATATGAAAGATCTTTAAAAacatcacaacaacaacaacaacaacaacaacaacaatttaaatttcaacCAAATGAAACATTATCTCTATGGGAATattttgatgaaattaattcaccaccaatgctttataatattgatcaaaataatttaaattttacaaataattatatagttcaagagaaattaaattcattggataataaagatgatgatgataataataataataataataatagtaatagtcaATCATTCacatttaataaagaatttataaaatcagTATTACAATCATTTTCAACATATATAAGTTcattaccaaattcaattcatTTCACAGATACAAATATACCACCATCAATTGATTATACTTCaccaaatgttttaaaacttcatccaaatttattaccaataattgaaatcatttataatgatattgataataatgataatgataatgatgatgatgatgataaaaataataataatttaaatgataaaatatttataatttataaaaaatataattatacatTAGATGGATTATTAAGATATAGTTTACAATATTTACAAAGGAATCAAAAGATAACAACATTtatgatttatcaattgatacaattattttcatttttacatCAACGAGAGATTGTTCATGGTGATTTACAACCATcaaatattcatttaaataatcaaatgtGGTTAGGATTAGAGGGTTTTTCATTCCCTTCAACTCCATTATATCATCAACCTTTAGAGAATCAATTTGAAAGTTCAATGAATAAATGGATCAATGgtgaattatcaaatttcaattatttaatgattttaaatcatttagcTCATCGTCATATTGGTGATCCAATGAATCATCCTGTTTTACCTTGGGTAATTGATTTTACAACTTCaccaattaatattgataatgataatgatagtcgtgatgatgttgataatagtagtagtagtaataataataataataataataatgaagatcaATCAGGGAAAACAGTAGGTTGGAGAGAtttaacaaaaacaaaatatagaTTAAATAAAGGTGATGAACAATtagattttcaattttttaatactgGTAATTCAACGACATTAGGTGATGATAGTATGGGTGGTGGCATTGGTAGTATTGGTAGTACTGGTGGTATAacaaatagtagtaataatggtggtggtggtggtagtggtaatagtGGTAAAGCACATCATATTTCTGATATACTTTCAGAGTTAACATATTATAGTTATTTAGCAAGAAGAACATCAGTACCATTATTAAGAAGATTCGTACGTACAAATTATGAACCAAATGAATATCCAGCAACGATGGAACGTCTTTATCGTTGGACACCTGATGAATGTATACCAGAGTTTTTTACAGATTCAACTATATTTAAATCGATTCATTCTGATATGCCAGATTTACAATTACCAGATTGGGTACCGAATCAATCCACTcaagaatttataaaaattcatATGAATGCATTAGAGAGTGATCATGtttcaaaacaattacaTTCTTGGATTGATTTAACTTTTGGTTATTTATTATCTGGTGAAGAAGCTATTAAAGCAAAGAATTTAGCATTAATGGATACAACTATTCCAAGAAATAATGGTATcgttcaattatttaatcatCCTCATCCaaagaaaaaatatttaaaatctttaaaatatcaaagacaacaacaaactcaacagcatcaacaacaaactcaacaacaaccacaatttGATACagaatttacaattaaatttaatgagaGTTCATTTAGatatgaaaatcaaaatataaatcatAATAGTACATTCTTACCAAATACAactataaattcaattttaaataatttatcaaatgtaaataatcatcatcatcatcatagtcataatagtaatattccTAATACAGTATCATCAAGATCAGATTCATTCGGTTCAAATAGTTCATCTAGTGCACctggtaatagtaatagtaatattttattatcaccatcaatGAGTAGCAGTATGGGTAGTTTAAATAGTGCgacatcaccatcatcacaatcacaatcatcTCATCAACAAActtcatcaacaccaactaGTCAAACACAAAggtcattttcaattattaataataataatagtagtagtagtagtaatagtggtgttaataataaaccaagaACATCATCAGGTAAAAAAGAGGGTGAAAATAAACCATCACTTGCAAAATTTTTACCATCATTATTTACACAAGCCATTAAAATCGAAAAAGAAGATAACTCAATTGTATCATCTTCACCAACAAATACACCAGTTCAAATTGATCTTTTATCAAgtgtaaattcaaattatattGGTTATGGTAGTAGTATTGGTAATTCTTCAATGCAACATCAATTatatttacaacaacaactacaacaacaacaacaacaacaagcgcagcaacaacaatcacaacaacaatcacaacaacaacaagcaaaCTCACCAAATAGTAAACAATTACatttaattcattcaaaATCTGAAGAATCAATGATAAAGAAATATAGTAAtggtttattttcatcaatgGGTATTAGTAAGAGTACTACTAATgcaccaacaacaaataataccaCTACAAATAGTAATATGGGTGATAGTATTGGAAATAATATAACAAGTCCACCTTCACCAACTTCATTAAAggattcatcatcaattcaacaacaacaacaacaacaacaacaacaacaacaaaatagtGAATCAACTAGACCAATAACACCACCAAATGTATCAAATAGTACAACTGATTTATCTTCAATTTATACAAATCAAGAACATATAATTGAACCATTACCAGCTGAATTAGAACTTGAATTATATGAATATGAATTATTGAATAAAGATGTCACTGGTATTAATgcaaatataatttattcatcatcaccaacaaatgtttctactactactaatacAACTACTTCTACTACTCAACCATACATTATCTATAACAATAACACTACACAAAATAATGTAGCATCATATCATtcacaacaaaaaaaaccaaatgtATTTatagaatcattattaaattgtgaattaaataatgaatttggtcataattttgaaaatttattaccaatttaCAGACCATtagaatttaatgataataatagtggtagtagtgagTTATCAATAGATAATGAAAAGAATAAaggattaattaaaatattttcaaataataaagaacaaagtaatttagaaatattaaaatcaaatgatatgTTTGCATTAGGATGTATTATAGCAGAATTATATCAAGGTTATCCATTATTTACATCAAAAGGATTAGAAAATCATTTCTTAAATCATtcaaatagtagtaataataataataataataataataataataataataataataagaatggATCATTTATGATAACttcaaatttaccaaataatgttaaagagattgttgataaattaattcaaccAAATCCAATGGAAAGAAGTGAagtaaatgaattattatcatcatcattatttccaaattattttaaacagATGTACCATTTCTTGGTTCATTATCATTCATTAAATACACCAGAGGAGAGATTAACATTTACTTTGGCAAATATTGGTATTGTGACATCATTACCAAATGAAtctattgatttaattctaCCATTTATTTTAGAACTATTCTATGATTCTAAAACTATGGTATCGGCATTAATAGATTTATTGGATCCGTTATCACAGAGATTAGGTATACATTTATCAACTAGCTATCTACTACCATGTCTGATAGCCCTATATCAGAGACATGACGATCATCTATTACAATgtcatttaattcaaataccAATGATCGATATGATAGTTTCAAGATTTGGAAGGGACGTTTACATTCATCATATACTACCATTCCTATTGGACAGTGTTAAAACCAATCCAAAGGATAACCCAAATCATGAAATGTTGACAACTGCATTGATAAAGATATCCAAAGTCCTAGGTATACCATTAACAATTAGACATATGATGTATCCACTATTGGTTGCATTAACTAAACCACGTCTTCAACATTTAAATGAACCATTGGTTGCAATAGCTTCAAGTCTTGGTGAAAATGTTATtgtcaaattttatttcccTTCCATTTTCATACTAATTCAAAAACATTCTTCAAAAGCATCAAGATCTGAATCGATACCATGTACTttgttatcattattacaaGAATTAATCCTATTGGTTAAACCTGGTTTAGTATTAAGATCATTGCTAAAAGAATCGACTCAATTggcttcattattattaaatcctTCAAATACttcattactattaccattGGCTGAAACTTTATTAAGAATCTCTGGTAGAATCGGTGTAAATCAtacaaaaaattatatattaaagtATGTTCAACAattcttttcaaattattcagATCTCTATGATTATAGCGGTGATAATAGTTATGCTAAAATTGGTGGTGATTCTGAAACTACAAAACAATTACGTAGTATTTATTCACCTGAAATGacttattatctttattataaattagcAAGAATCATTGGTTTTGAAGTTATGAGAGCTGAAATCTctgataattctttaattgaacaTATAATGAGaatttatataaaagaaaataatattaaaactacaaattcaacaataacaacaacaacaacaacaacaacaacaacaacaacaacaacaacaacaaataataataatgaaaatccaaatagtttaaattttataccACCATATGTTTCAGACGATGGATTATATGATATAATTGAAGAAACTTTAGATCAAAAAATTAGTTCAACTTATTTATTAGATGATTATCAAGATtatgatgatttaatttgtGATAAAACATTTACATTACAAGGTAATATAGTCGCACAATATAAAGAACATAATGCATCTATTAAATCATTGGCTGTATCACCATCTGAGGAAAGATTTATAAGTGGTTCAAAAGATAATCTTGTTAAAATTTGGAGTTTAGATTCAACTAAATCATTAACAACCTATAATCAACATATGCATACAGCTCATACAGTACATTTTGTATCCTCGTTAGTGGCAAGTTGTGATATTACCTCCATTCAAGTTTGGGACCCAGAGAGTAAAATTAAGGTGAATGTATTTTATGAGCCAACTGGTAGTTTCTCATGTTTTGAGCCAATCTCttctaaatatttaattgctTCAACTTGTGAATCAACCCTATCGTTCTATGACCTTTCCATGGGTTCATTGACTCACGAATGGTCATTGGCATATCAAACTGGTCAAGCTATACGTTGTATTGCCACCTCTAATGACCATTTAATAGGCTCAAACTCTAACCAATTctcttcttcctcttttATTGCTAGTGCTACTCCAACTTGGGTTGCTACAGGTTCTTCATCTGGTATGATCACTCTATTGGACACTAGAACCGGTACAATCTTGGAACAATGGAAATCACATCATGATAGTCCTGTCAATAAGCTAATTGCTCAAGGATCACGTTATCTTATCTCTTGTGGTGATAAATCTGTAATTCAATGGGACCTTCATCAATCACCACCAATCATTTCAAAAATGTGGAAAGGTTTTAAAGATAACATTACAAATGCTTCCCTCTATCAAAATGATCTCATAGTTTCCTCTGGTCATAAATTATCTTCAATGACACTTTTAGATGATCCTTATCAATTAactagtggtggtggtaatcaAAATACATTTAGAGTTGATGgcttaaaattaaatactccaaaacaatcaaatattttaagtTTATCTTTCTTTCCATTACATCATGTTTTATTAGCTGGTACTGATGatggttttattaaaatttgtcaataa